The genomic segment CGCCGTCCAGCCACGCCTCCACGGTGCCGGAGAGATAGGAGGCCGCGCCTTCTACGAAGGGAATGCCATCGATGCGGCGGTGCTCAACCTCCTCGAATCGATCGGCGCCGTAGCGGGCGAAATGCAAGGCCACGTGGCTGTGTTCCGTGGCTAGAACGGAGATCCCTACCCGTGATCCGGGTGCTACGTGCTGGAGGGTCCGGGAGTTGTTGTCCACACACACCAGCACCATGGGCGGATCGAGTGACAGCGAGCAGAAGGCGGAGATGGTCATGGCATAGTCCGCGCCCTCATCGTGGGTGCTCAATACTGTCACCCCGGACGGGAAACTTCCCACGGCATCCTTCAAGGCGGCGATGGAGACACTGGTGGTCACACTCATGCTGCTCCTTCTTCCTTTTCGGCCTGGGCCAACTCCCAGCGCAGCTGCGCCTCGGAGGGGCTTTGGACGGGGATGAATGCAGCCTCCCGGAATCGCCTGGAGGCGGGTGAGCTCTTGGCATAGCCCGCGCCCCCGGCGACGCGCACTTCGATGCCGGCGGCGGTGGTGGCCACCTCTGCGGCGTCGAGGCGCAGCTGCAGCAGCTCAGTAGGTGCGATTGCTTTCCGGCCCACTCGCGCCGCAAGCTCCTCCTGGATGCGGATGAGCTCGTCGATCCGGCGGGCGGTTGCTTCCTGCTCGTATTCGAAGGTGGCGTGCACCCCGTGGAGGCGGGAGGTGGCCGCGGTGATGGAGGCTTGCGCCAGCCCTAAGCACTCGGAGATCTGCAGCAGCGCAAAGGTGGGGCGAATCCGGCGGGCAAAGCCCAGCAGATCGGTGGAGATCACAGCTTCGGAAGGGATGAACACATCGTTGAGGCTCAGGCCTGCCGAGGCGGTGGAATTGAGCCCGAGGAGTTCGAAGGGCTGGGCCAGTTCCACGCCGGGATCGGAGGCGCGGAGAGCGAAGATGAGGGCGGCGTCGTCAAGCGCAGCGCCGGTGACGATGATGGAGTCCTCGGCCAAGTTGGAGGCCCAAGCGATGCGGCCGGAGACGCTGTAGCCGCCGTCGACGGCCGTGGCGGACAGGTCAAGGTGACCACAGCCGGCGGCGGTTTTCATCACACTCGCCATGCCCGTTACCCCCGGGTTGGTGCCGCTGCGCAGTGCCTCGGCGAGCTCGCTCAAGTACGGCGTGGCCGTATCAGCCACAGAGATGTACTCGGCTGCCATGCGATGGGCCCAGCTGGCGAATGCCACGGACAGATCGCGTTCAGCAAGCGCGCGGATCACGCGGACCTGTTCCACATAGTTTCCGTCGGCATTGGTGGCCAGCCCGAGGCTTAGGGCGCCCTCTTCGGCGAGCAGGGGCAGAGCGTAGCGGGCCTGAGTGGCGCCGGTGTCTACGTCCTTGGCATTGGCGGCGATCGTCTCCAGCAGTTGCTCAGAGACTGCGGTGGTGGGGGTGGGGGCCAGTGCGATGCTCATGGTGTTAGACCAACTCCGAGGTCAGCTTGGCGGGACGGGTGTAGGTATTGACGACCGGCGACCAGGTAATGGCGTCCTTCTGGATCTGGTCGAGGGTCTCGCGATCGGCGTCGCCTTCGAGGTCCACCTTCACGCGCACATCGGATACGCCGGGGCGCTTGTCCTCGGAGAGATCGCCAACGCCCCAGGTGGGGGAGATGTCGATATCGCTGTCGATATCGATGGCGATCTTGGTCAGGGTCACGCCACGGTGGGTGGCAATGGCCTGAATACCCACAGAAATGCAGGCCGCAAGAGCCGCCTGAGCCACCTCGGTGGGGTTGGGGGCGGAGTTATCGCCGAGCAGCTGCGGCGGCTCCGAGACCAGTACCGGCTCGAGATCGCGCACCTGGGTGTAATTACGGAATTGCCCGTCTGCCTCGGTGTGGGTGCGGATCACCTTGCGGCCGCCCTCGGGATTATCAATATTCTTCTGTGCCAGCGACTCCAGCTTCTCCTTATCGATGGGCTGAATCGGCTCGCCAGCGGTGTGGTTCGGGGTGAGATCGGACATGATGAGTATCTCTTTCTTCTTTTTCTAGGGGACAACGGCGGGCACAGATCGTGCCCCTCGCTGCAGTGCGTTGTCCACCGTAGCAAAACATAGACCATTTAGTCTACGGATAAGGACTACTTAGTCTATAAATCTGCATACATGCAGGTAAATGACTCTTGTGTTGCGTCCTTTTAGGCTTATCGACGCCACCTCACACCGCAGTCACTGTCGTTTTTCGCGCGACTTAGGAGGGGTGGCCGGACGCTGACTAGACCGCTAGGTCTATCGCGCGGGCCGGAGATGAGCGGGGGAGGGCATGAAAAAACCGCCTCCCTGGAGGGGGAGGCGGTGAGTGCTCAAGCGGCGGATTAACCGCGGCTCGCTGCGCGCTACTTCTTGTCGGTGTCGCCGTACTTGGCTTCTACCTCGGCGGCGAGAATATCGTGCGCCTGGGTGGAGCTGGAGCGCTCATCGGCCCAGCTGTCCATCTCGGCGTCATTG from the Corynebacterium ciconiae DSM 44920 genome contains:
- a CDS encoding flavin reductase family protein, translated to MSVTTSVSIAALKDAVGSFPSGVTVLSTHDEGADYAMTISAFCSLSLDPPMVLVCVDNNSRTLQHVAPGSRVGISVLATEHSHVALHFARYGADRFEEVEHRRIDGIPFVEGAASYLSGTVEAWLDGGDHRILTIRVEDCDSDLDTTPLHYERGVLEGL
- a CDS encoding OsmC family protein → MSDLTPNHTAGEPIQPIDKEKLESLAQKNIDNPEGGRKVIRTHTEADGQFRNYTQVRDLEPVLVSEPPQLLGDNSAPNPTEVAQAALAACISVGIQAIATHRGVTLTKIAIDIDSDIDISPTWGVGDLSEDKRPGVSDVRVKVDLEGDADRETLDQIQKDAITWSPVVNTYTRPAKLTSELV
- a CDS encoding acyl-CoA dehydrogenase family protein gives rise to the protein MSIALAPTPTTAVSEQLLETIAANAKDVDTGATQARYALPLLAEEGALSLGLATNADGNYVEQVRVIRALAERDLSVAFASWAHRMAAEYISVADTATPYLSELAEALRSGTNPGVTGMASVMKTAAGCGHLDLSATAVDGGYSVSGRIAWASNLAEDSIIVTGAALDDAALIFALRASDPGVELAQPFELLGLNSTASAGLSLNDVFIPSEAVISTDLLGFARRIRPTFALLQISECLGLAQASITAATSRLHGVHATFEYEQEATARRIDELIRIQEELAARVGRKAIAPTELLQLRLDAAEVATTAAGIEVRVAGGAGYAKSSPASRRFREAAFIPVQSPSEAQLRWELAQAEKEEGAA